From the genome of Solidesulfovibrio carbinolicus, one region includes:
- a CDS encoding DUF3536 domain-containing protein, with translation MDRALCIHGHFYQPPREDPWLGRILPEGSAAPAVHWNERICRESYAPMARARRQDGAGRIAELFNCYSHMSFNAGPTLMSWMARSAPDTYARILEADRESLARLGHGNALAQIYHHVIMPLATERDKRLEVAWAVDDFKARFGRDPEGMWLSETAVDTPTLEALAQAGIRFTILAPSQATAVSDNGRDWRGVDAGSLDIRRPYAVRLPSGREIAVFFYHGPLSQAVAFENLLADGEHFFRRLSESAGGGLLSLATDGETYGHHFKFGEMALAYALDQAKSGRDGLTLTNFAAYLAANPPKAYAKVREASAWSCAHGVERWRSDCGCTAGDHPGYNQRWRAPLRNALDLLKSRLDAHFDAKAGALFKDPEAALVAYGQVLAGTQSKEGFERLHMAATADAVRRGAAWKLLSMQAWGLAAFASCAWFFDEISRLEPVNAMTFALRAVELARATGMADPEPEILAILAQARSNEQAMGNGADIWETMARPRRETPKTLIAQALVTLALENRLPLGGEEAAATWPGVAVAVRLENAQAGAPRPGSAAIVYRHETAAERYELTYTPSPTSDPFAACAAIRPATGGVEEGFAFEAVGLPVNKRQALADAFSRHHAEVFHAENLAAAAVARSLVTERQEAQNTLTLAPLVLHLWPGLLWLEVFEPPLPPKKRQLLHLFLKHTGDGSPVKAALEARIAAEAARLIEQPDPDWRLLARLTRHAAELGLHPDWWAAQNALWQRRPFAGPARELAEALGFAV, from the coding sequence ATGGACCGCGCCCTGTGCATCCACGGCCATTTTTACCAGCCCCCCCGCGAGGACCCCTGGCTTGGCCGCATCCTGCCCGAAGGCAGCGCCGCCCCGGCCGTGCACTGGAACGAACGCATCTGCCGCGAATCCTACGCTCCCATGGCCCGGGCCCGCCGCCAGGACGGGGCCGGACGCATCGCCGAATTGTTCAACTGCTACAGCCACATGAGCTTCAACGCCGGCCCCACGCTCATGTCCTGGATGGCCCGCTCCGCCCCGGACACCTACGCCCGCATCCTGGAAGCCGACCGCGAGAGCCTGGCCCGCCTGGGCCACGGCAACGCCCTGGCCCAGATCTATCACCACGTCATCATGCCCCTGGCCACCGAGCGCGACAAACGCCTGGAAGTCGCCTGGGCCGTGGACGACTTCAAGGCCCGGTTCGGGCGCGATCCCGAGGGCATGTGGCTGTCCGAGACCGCCGTGGACACCCCGACCCTGGAAGCCCTGGCCCAGGCCGGCATCCGCTTCACCATCCTGGCCCCGTCCCAGGCCACGGCCGTAAGCGACAACGGCCGCGACTGGCGCGGCGTGGACGCCGGCTCCCTGGACATCCGCCGGCCCTACGCCGTGCGCCTGCCGTCCGGCCGGGAAATCGCGGTCTTTTTCTACCACGGCCCCCTGTCCCAGGCCGTGGCCTTCGAAAACCTGCTGGCCGACGGCGAACACTTCTTCCGCCGCCTGTCCGAATCGGCCGGCGGGGGGCTTTTATCCCTGGCCACCGACGGCGAAACCTACGGCCACCACTTCAAATTCGGCGAAATGGCCCTGGCCTACGCCCTGGACCAGGCAAAATCCGGCCGCGACGGCCTGACCCTCACCAACTTCGCCGCCTATCTGGCCGCCAATCCGCCCAAGGCCTACGCCAAGGTCCGCGAGGCCTCGGCCTGGAGCTGCGCCCACGGCGTGGAACGCTGGCGCTCGGACTGCGGCTGCACCGCCGGCGACCACCCGGGCTACAACCAGCGCTGGCGCGCCCCCCTGCGAAACGCCCTGGATTTGCTCAAGTCCCGCCTGGACGCCCACTTCGACGCCAAGGCCGGCGCGCTCTTCAAGGACCCCGAGGCCGCCCTTGTCGCCTACGGCCAGGTGCTGGCCGGCACGCAGTCCAAGGAAGGCTTCGAACGGCTGCACATGGCTGCCACGGCCGACGCCGTCCGCCGGGGCGCGGCCTGGAAACTCCTGTCCATGCAGGCCTGGGGCCTGGCTGCGTTTGCCAGCTGCGCCTGGTTTTTCGACGAGATCTCGCGCCTGGAGCCGGTCAACGCCATGACCTTTGCCCTGCGCGCCGTGGAACTCGCCCGGGCCACCGGCATGGCCGACCCGGAACCGGAAATCCTGGCCATCCTGGCCCAGGCCCGCTCCAACGAACAAGCCATGGGCAACGGGGCCGACATCTGGGAAACCATGGCCCGGCCCCGGCGCGAAACGCCCAAAACGCTCATCGCCCAGGCGCTTGTGACCCTGGCCCTGGAAAACCGGCTCCCCCTGGGCGGCGAGGAAGCCGCGGCAACTTGGCCCGGCGTCGCCGTGGCCGTGCGCCTGGAAAACGCCCAGGCCGGCGCGCCGCGCCCCGGCTCGGCCGCCATCGTCTACCGCCATGAAACCGCTGCCGAGCGCTACGAACTGACCTATACCCCCTCGCCCACGTCCGATCCCTTCGCCGCCTGCGCCGCCATCCGGCCGGCCACGGGTGGAGTCGAGGAAGGCTTTGCCTTCGAGGCCGTGGGCTTGCCCGTCAATAAACGCCAGGCCCTGGCCGACGCCTTCTCGCGCCACCACGCCGAAGTCTTCCACGCCGAAAACCTCGCCGCCGCCGCCGTGGCCCGAAGCCTCGTCACCGAGCGCCAGGAAGCCCAGAACACCCTGACCCTGGCCCCCCTTGTCCTGCACCTCTGGCCGGGCCTGTTGTGGCTCGAAGTCTTCGAACCGCCGCTGCCGCCCAAAAAACGCCAGCTGCTCCACCTGTTCCTCAAGCACACCGGCGACGGTTCGCCCGTCAAGGCCGCCCTGGAAGCCCGCATCGCCGCCGAAGCCGCCCGGCTCATCGAACAGCCCGACCCGGACTGGCGACTTCTGGCCCGCCTGACCCGCCACGCCGCAGAACTGGGGCTGCACCCCGACTGGTGGGCCGCCCAGAACGCCCTGTGGCAACGCCGGCCCTTCGCCGGCCCGGCCCGGGAACTGGCCGAAGCCCTGGGCTTTGCCGTGTAG